The Sulfurimonas lithotrophica genome includes a region encoding these proteins:
- a CDS encoding CHASE domain-containing protein codes for MKLHKIVLIIGILISFLIGIIVYSYYIKEEQYRFNEVAKKIVVKLEDRVKIYREILYGGLALFEANNGNVTREQWAIYIKQLKLKDNFPGIQGVGYSIVLQEDELDKNIAQIRSEGFSNYKIYPEGKRDLYTSIIYLEPFDWRNVRAFGYDMYSEQTRKFAMQYAIETGNPSLSGKVRLVQENGKDEQAGFLLYLPHYKANMPLDTKENRYKAIKGFIYSPFRAKDFMLGIVENTLDQVSLKLYDKQGKNEEKLLFDSQPLTKTLSRLEYVTNLNIDNHVWTLKINPLNSFENKVDKIYPFIFTFIGILLSFLYSSKLKQNEDILEMHDDALHNISQGVIVTNENQRIIYVNNAFEELTGYTKKEIYGKKPNILQGIDSDIDTMKFIKHKLMLNESCECEIINYKKDGSKFWNQLSITPIFENTEVIRYIAILNDITNKKLADEDILFEKNFLTNILENTNAVIAVIDRDGVMIRLNKYGQNFVGYTQQEVASKAYFWSRFLNENIKNKVFGIIEQARNGVIVESFQNSWISKYNEERVFEWSNALVNNEYGQMKYIITVGIDITKQKEVEYELIQNEKILKQAKEEAERANRIKSQFLANMSHEIRTPLNGIVGFINLLKKAEKDEKKLSYINMVRRSSNSLIDIINDILDISKIEDGKLSIEHTVFNLYQELDDILTLYANNAKDKNIKLKLVKNDDTPNFIKSDSLRFRQVLANLISNAIKFSKKNSSITVSVKYKEEYLYVSVSDLGIGIPKDAQKRIFEPFEQENNSTTRTFGGTGLGLAISKELVELMGGEISLESTVDKGSTFSFYISAPKADDISKEKKQKKEYKFKGHILVAEDNKTNQLLIDILLKDMNLTCKIVEDGKEAVEEFNKDTYDLILMDITMPNMDGIEATKIIREYSDIPIIALTANSMKDDIEYYFEMGMNSFVPKPIKVELLGEELSKYLIYSS; via the coding sequence ATGAAACTGCATAAAATAGTACTTATTATAGGTATATTGATAAGTTTTTTAATTGGTATTATTGTTTATAGCTACTATATTAAGGAAGAGCAGTATAGATTTAATGAGGTAGCAAAAAAAATTGTTGTTAAACTAGAAGACAGAGTAAAAATATATAGAGAAATTTTATACGGCGGTTTGGCTTTATTTGAAGCAAATAACGGAAATGTCACTAGAGAACAATGGGCAATATATATAAAACAATTAAAACTAAAAGATAACTTTCCCGGAATCCAAGGTGTCGGCTACTCGATAGTTCTACAAGAGGATGAACTAGATAAAAACATAGCTCAAATACGCTCCGAAGGTTTTAGCAACTATAAAATATATCCCGAAGGAAAAAGGGATTTATACACCTCTATAATCTATCTTGAACCGTTTGACTGGCGTAATGTCAGAGCTTTCGGGTATGATATGTACTCAGAACAGACTAGAAAATTTGCAATGCAGTATGCTATTGAAACAGGAAATCCGTCTTTATCCGGTAAAGTAAGACTTGTACAAGAAAACGGTAAAGACGAGCAGGCAGGTTTTTTATTATATCTTCCACACTATAAAGCCAATATGCCTTTAGATACTAAAGAAAATCGTTACAAAGCTATTAAAGGGTTTATATATTCCCCTTTTCGTGCAAAAGATTTTATGCTTGGCATTGTTGAGAATACTTTAGACCAAGTAAGTTTGAAACTTTACGACAAACAAGGTAAGAATGAAGAAAAACTACTTTTTGATTCTCAACCTCTTACTAAAACATTAAGTAGATTGGAATATGTTACAAACTTAAATATTGATAATCATGTTTGGACATTAAAAATAAATCCACTTAATTCGTTTGAAAACAAAGTAGATAAAATATACCCGTTTATATTTACTTTTATAGGGATACTTTTAAGCTTTTTATATTCTTCAAAATTAAAACAAAACGAAGATATTCTTGAGATGCACGATGATGCCTTACACAATATATCTCAAGGTGTTATAGTCACAAACGAAAATCAAAGAATTATATATGTAAACAATGCATTTGAGGAATTAACGGGCTACACGAAAAAAGAGATATACGGTAAAAAACCGAATATACTTCAAGGTATAGATAGCGACATAGATACTATGAAATTTATCAAGCATAAACTAATGCTAAATGAGTCATGTGAATGTGAAATCATAAACTATAAAAAAGACGGTAGCAAATTTTGGAATCAGTTATCTATAACACCTATATTTGAAAATACCGAAGTCATTAGATATATAGCTATTCTTAACGATATTACAAATAAAAAACTTGCAGATGAAGATATACTTTTTGAAAAGAATTTTCTTACGAACATACTTGAAAATACAAATGCAGTTATTGCAGTTATAGATAGAGACGGTGTAATGATTAGACTTAACAAGTACGGGCAAAACTTTGTAGGTTATACTCAACAAGAGGTAGCTTCCAAAGCGTATTTTTGGTCAAGATTTTTAAATGAAAATATTAAAAATAAAGTATTTGGTATTATAGAACAAGCCAGAAACGGAGTTATAGTTGAAAGTTTTCAAAATTCTTGGATTTCAAAATATAATGAAGAGAGAGTATTTGAATGGTCAAACGCACTTGTAAATAATGAATATGGCCAAATGAAATATATAATCACCGTAGGAATCGATATTACAAAGCAAAAAGAGGTCGAATATGAACTTATTCAAAATGAAAAAATTCTAAAACAGGCTAAAGAGGAAGCCGAGAGAGCTAACAGAATCAAAAGTCAATTTTTGGCAAATATGTCACATGAAATAAGAACTCCGCTTAACGGTATAGTAGGGTTTATAAACCTTTTAAAGAAAGCTGAAAAAGACGAAAAAAAATTAAGCTATATAAACATGGTAAGACGCTCTTCCAATTCTCTTATAGATATAATAAACGACATATTAGATATTAGTAAAATAGAAGATGGAAAATTATCTATTGAACATACCGTTTTTAATCTATATCAAGAACTTGATGATATATTAACTCTATATGCAAATAATGCCAAAGATAAAAATATAAAACTAAAACTTGTAAAGAATGATGATACGCCAAACTTTATAAAAAGCGATTCTTTACGTTTTAGACAAGTTTTAGCGAATCTAATATCTAATGCTATAAAATTCTCCAAAAAAAATAGCAGTATTACCGTATCGGTAAAATATAAAGAAGAATATCTGTATGTATCGGTAAGCGATTTAGGTATCGGTATTCCAAAAGATGCACAAAAACGTATATTTGAACCTTTTGAACAAGAAAACAACTCTACTACTAGAACTTTTGGAGGTACAGGACTCGGTCTTGCTATTTCCAAAGAACTTGTCGAATTAATGGGCGGAGAAATTAGCTTGGAGAGTACGGTTGATAAAGGGAGTACTTTTTCTTTTTATATATCCGCACCTAAAGCAGATGATATTTCAAAAGAAAAAAAACAAAAAAAAGAGTATAAATTTAAAGGGCATATTTTAGTTGCAGAAGACAATAAAACAAACCAATTGTTAATAGATATACTTTTAAAAGACATGAACTTAACTTGTAAAATAGTAGAAGATGGAAAAGAAGCGGTAGAAGAATTTAATAAAGATACATACGACCTTATATTGATGGACATTACAATGCCTAATATGGACGGTATAGAAGCTACTAAAATTATTAGAGAGTACTCAGACATACCTATAATAGCATTAACAGCAAACAGCATGAAAGATGATATTGAGTACTATTTTGAAATGGGTATGAACTCTTTTGTACCAAAACCTATAAAAGTGGAACTTTTAGGAGAGGAACTTTCAAAATACCTTATTTATAGCTCTTAA
- a CDS encoding radical SAM protein — protein sequence MQKNNIIFGPINSRRFGMSLGIDLSPAFKQCNFDCLYCELAPAATVDAQKDILEVKTIIGELKKHLDDKIDVITLTANGEPTLYPKLGELIDAINEIKNTTQTLILTNSANLVDDKIYNSLLKLDQVKLSLDAISSDIFKKIDRPHLNINVDEVIQKVIEFSKEFKGKLFIEILFVHELNDSNKEVKKLNDTLLKLQNIQRVDLGSIDRPPAYPVVGISYKELHDISLMFDSSLPIHIASRIHAEPNNKYYSDEEIINTLDKRPLTIDDINLLFDEDTKTRLDSLIKDEKIVKKIVGNLVFFIPQNNFQRKRQK from the coding sequence GTGCAAAAAAATAATATAATCTTCGGTCCGATAAACTCACGCCGCTTCGGTATGAGTTTGGGCATCGATCTCTCCCCTGCTTTTAAACAATGTAATTTTGACTGCCTTTACTGTGAACTTGCTCCTGCGGCTACAGTAGATGCACAAAAAGATATACTTGAAGTAAAAACAATTATAGGTGAGCTTAAAAAGCATCTGGACGATAAAATAGATGTAATAACTTTAACTGCAAACGGTGAGCCCACTCTTTATCCAAAACTGGGTGAGCTTATAGATGCAATTAACGAGATTAAAAACACAACTCAGACTTTAATACTGACAAACTCTGCAAATCTGGTAGATGATAAAATATACAATTCACTTTTAAAACTCGACCAAGTAAAACTATCCTTAGATGCTATAAGCAGTGATATCTTTAAAAAGATAGACCGCCCTCACCTAAATATAAACGTAGATGAAGTGATACAAAAAGTCATTGAATTCAGCAAAGAGTTTAAGGGTAAACTGTTTATAGAGATACTTTTTGTTCACGAGCTTAACGATTCAAACAAAGAAGTAAAAAAATTAAACGATACACTTTTAAAACTTCAAAATATACAAAGAGTAGATTTGGGAAGCATCGATAGACCGCCTGCCTACCCTGTTGTCGGTATAAGCTATAAAGAGCTTCACGATATATCTTTGATGTTTGATAGTTCTCTGCCTATCCATATCGCTTCACGCATCCATGCCGAACCAAATAATAAATACTATAGTGATGAAGAGATTATTAATACTTTAGATAAAAGACCCTTAACTATAGATGATATAAATTTGTTATTTGATGAAGATACAAAAACAAGACTAGATTCACTTATAAAAGATGAAAAAATAGTTAAAAAAATAGTAGGAAATTTAGTTTTTTTCATACCTCAAAATAATTTTCAAAGAAAACGTCAAAAATAG
- the hemE gene encoding uroporphyrinogen decarboxylase — MSKIFVDACLGKETPYTPVWMMRQAGRYLPEYMEVRAAAGNFLNLCHDPEKAAEVTIQPLDIVGVDAAILFSDILVIPDEMGMDLSFVKGEGPKFSDPLVSQEDVDRLIGGEEAASKLTYVYETIELLRKQLDERGDEKALIGFTGAPWTLATYMIEGQGTKTYNICKKMMYSNPELLHNILAKVTEVVKLYMEKQIQAGVDVVQIFDSWAAAIEPGKYDEFSWKYMVEIAEYLKEKYPHIPVIMFPKGIPAFLDKVYGNFDVFGVDWSTPMALAKEKLGDKYVLQGNMEPCRLYSKEATTECIKVIQETMGGKRHIFNLGHGILPDVPVENAKHFVSECQRISAKK; from the coding sequence TTGAGTAAAATATTCGTAGATGCCTGTTTAGGCAAAGAAACTCCATACACACCGGTATGGATGATGAGACAGGCAGGTCGTTACCTACCTGAATATATGGAAGTTCGTGCAGCTGCAGGAAACTTTTTAAACCTTTGTCATGACCCGGAGAAAGCGGCTGAAGTTACCATTCAGCCTTTAGATATTGTAGGTGTAGATGCAGCTATTTTATTCTCTGATATTTTAGTTATACCTGATGAGATGGGTATGGATTTATCATTTGTAAAAGGTGAAGGTCCTAAGTTTTCCGATCCATTGGTTTCACAAGAAGACGTAGATAGATTAATAGGCGGTGAAGAGGCTGCAAGTAAATTAACCTACGTATATGAGACAATTGAACTTTTACGTAAACAGCTAGATGAAAGAGGTGACGAAAAAGCATTAATCGGTTTTACGGGAGCACCTTGGACACTCGCTACATACATGATAGAGGGTCAAGGTACAAAAACTTACAATATTTGTAAAAAAATGATGTATTCAAACCCTGAACTTCTACACAATATTCTTGCTAAAGTTACTGAAGTTGTTAAGCTTTATATGGAAAAACAGATTCAAGCCGGTGTTGATGTAGTTCAAATCTTTGATAGCTGGGCAGCGGCAATTGAACCAGGTAAATATGATGAATTTTCTTGGAAATATATGGTAGAGATTGCCGAGTATTTAAAAGAAAAATATCCACATATCCCTGTAATTATGTTCCCTAAAGGCATCCCTGCATTTTTAGATAAAGTGTATGGAAACTTCGACGTGTTTGGTGTTGACTGGTCAACTCCTATGGCACTTGCAAAAGAAAAACTTGGTGATAAGTATGTACTTCAAGGAAATATGGAGCCATGTCGTCTTTACTCAAAAGAAGCTACGACTGAGTGTATAAAGGTTATCCAAGAAACTATGGGCGGTAAACGTCATATTTTTAACCTTGGTCACGGAATCCTTCCAGACGTACCGGTTGAGAACGCAAAACACTTTGTTAGCGAATGTCAAAGAATCAGTGCAAAAAAATAA
- a CDS encoding YqhA family protein — protein sequence MEKLFENTLWNSRFIIILAVIFGLIGAVVLFVVASFDVFQTAAYVISTYINHAHPEHFHEEVVGGIIGAVDLYLIGVVMLIFSFGLYELFISDIDAAKENGEEENQLLAIHSLDQLKDKISKVIVMVLVVGFFQKVGHTEFTTALDMLYLALSITAVAVGLYFLSKVGKKH from the coding sequence ATGGAAAAGCTATTTGAAAATACTTTATGGAACTCTAGATTCATAATAATCTTAGCTGTTATATTTGGTCTGATAGGTGCAGTTGTACTTTTTGTAGTAGCTAGTTTTGATGTGTTTCAAACAGCTGCTTATGTTATCAGTACGTACATTAACCATGCACATCCCGAACATTTTCATGAAGAAGTTGTAGGTGGCATAATAGGTGCGGTCGATTTATATCTAATTGGTGTAGTTATGTTAATATTCTCTTTTGGTTTATATGAGTTATTTATTTCAGATATAGATGCTGCAAAAGAAAATGGAGAAGAAGAGAATCAACTTCTTGCTATACATTCGTTAGATCAGTTAAAAGACAAGATAAGTAAAGTTATCGTTATGGTTTTAGTAGTCGGATTTTTTCAAAAAGTCGGACATACAGAGTTTACAACTGCTTTAGATATGCTATATCTGGCACTATCTATTACGGCTGTTGCGGTTGGATTATATTTTTTAAGTAAGGTAGGGAAAAAGCACTAA
- a CDS encoding aspartate-semialdehyde dehydrogenase: MSKKYNVAVVGATGAVGEELFRVLEQIDFPIGELLPLASANSAGSTIEFNGREHKVYELTETVFSEHDVDIAFFSAGGSISEKFAKFAVESGAVVIDNTSHFRMNENVPLVVPEVNPEDIAKWRETGIIANPNCSTIQMVQALKPLDNLYGIKRVDVSTYQAVSGAGKAGMEELVKQLQDFFAFKLDESKKEAFMHQIALNVIPHIDTPQPNGFTKEEMKMVNETQKIMKKKMAIAATCVRVPVLRSHTESITVTFEDNIDVNLDDVRAALAAFENVEVMDDLENGVYPMPIISTDTDTTYVGRIRKDIYSKNMLHMFNSADQVRVGAATNAVRIALKWIAMEENN, from the coding sequence ATGAGTAAAAAATATAATGTAGCAGTGGTAGGTGCCACCGGTGCTGTCGGAGAAGAATTATTTCGTGTATTAGAACAAATAGATTTTCCTATTGGGGAGCTTCTTCCGCTGGCTAGTGCTAACTCTGCAGGAAGCACTATAGAGTTTAACGGTCGTGAGCATAAAGTTTATGAGCTTACCGAGACTGTATTTTCTGAACATGACGTTGATATAGCCTTTTTTAGCGCAGGTGGAAGCATCTCTGAAAAATTTGCTAAATTCGCAGTTGAGAGCGGTGCCGTTGTAATAGATAATACTTCACACTTTAGAATGAATGAGAATGTCCCTTTAGTTGTACCTGAAGTTAATCCGGAAGATATAGCTAAATGGCGTGAAACAGGAATAATTGCAAATCCAAACTGTTCGACTATCCAAATGGTTCAAGCACTAAAACCACTTGATAATCTTTATGGCATCAAACGTGTGGATGTAAGTACATACCAAGCTGTAAGCGGTGCAGGTAAAGCAGGTATGGAAGAACTTGTAAAACAACTTCAAGACTTCTTTGCTTTTAAACTGGATGAGAGTAAAAAAGAAGCTTTTATGCATCAGATTGCATTAAATGTCATACCGCATATAGACACTCCTCAACCTAACGGCTTTACAAAAGAAGAGATGAAAATGGTAAACGAGACTCAAAAGATTATGAAAAAGAAAATGGCTATAGCTGCTACATGTGTTCGTGTACCTGTTTTAAGAAGTCATACAGAGTCTATTACCGTAACATTTGAAGACAATATAGATGTAAACCTTGATGACGTAAGAGCTGCTTTAGCTGCGTTTGAGAATGTAGAGGTTATGGATGATTTGGAAAACGGTGTATATCCGATGCCAATAATCTCAACTGATACCGACACGACTTATGTCGGAAGAATAAGAAAAGACATATATTCTAAAAATATGCTTCATATGTTTAACTCGGCAGACCAAGTTCGTGTAGGAGCTGCAACAAATGCGGTACGTATAGCTCTGAAATGGATTGCTATGGAGGAGAATAACTAA
- a CDS encoding sigma-54-dependent transcriptional regulator, giving the protein MKIAIVEDDINMRKSLEISFEDFKEFEVITFKSAVDALKKLDDSFDLIITDINMPRMDGIEFIKELNGKYEVIIMTGNATLSRAIESIHLGVKDFLLKPFEIDTLVDAIKREDKIQKVKKSANKSNKKKSDSGFLGTSKSLEGALNIANKACKTDASILLLGQSGVGKEVFASYIHNNSQRAKKPFVAINMAAIPDNLIESELFGFEKGAFTDASEAKAGQFEIANGGTLFLDEIGEMPFGVQAKLLRALQEKEVRRLGSSKPIKIDVRIVSATNANLNDKIKDGEFREDLYYRLNTIPLNIPPLKERKDEIMQIAEATLEQNCKKYGFEQKSFSEKAKEQLLAYSWPGNIRELISVVERATILSDDDTIDAESLHLEVRGL; this is encoded by the coding sequence GTGAAAATTGCAATAGTTGAAGATGATATTAATATGAGAAAATCTCTTGAAATCTCTTTTGAAGATTTTAAAGAATTCGAAGTTATAACATTTAAAAGCGCTGTTGATGCACTTAAAAAACTTGACGATTCATTTGATTTAATAATTACGGATATTAATATGCCTCGTATGGACGGCATAGAGTTTATAAAAGAGTTAAACGGTAAATACGAAGTAATTATAATGACGGGAAATGCAACGCTAAGCCGTGCAATAGAGTCTATACACTTAGGAGTAAAAGACTTTTTACTTAAACCTTTTGAAATAGATACTTTAGTTGATGCAATAAAGCGTGAAGATAAAATTCAAAAAGTAAAAAAAAGTGCTAATAAATCTAATAAGAAAAAATCCGATTCCGGTTTTTTAGGTACGTCAAAATCACTTGAAGGTGCGCTGAATATTGCAAACAAAGCATGTAAAACGGATGCGAGTATATTACTCTTAGGTCAAAGCGGTGTAGGAAAAGAGGTCTTTGCCTCATATATACATAACAACTCGCAAAGGGCTAAAAAACCTTTTGTAGCTATAAATATGGCTGCAATACCGGACAATCTGATAGAAAGCGAACTATTTGGATTTGAAAAAGGTGCTTTTACGGATGCAAGTGAGGCAAAAGCCGGACAGTTTGAAATTGCAAACGGTGGTACGCTCTTTTTAGATGAAATAGGTGAGATGCCTTTTGGTGTTCAGGCTAAACTTCTTCGTGCACTGCAGGAAAAAGAGGTCCGCCGTTTAGGTTCATCAAAACCTATAAAGATTGATGTACGTATAGTATCTGCAACAAATGCAAACTTAAACGATAAAATAAAAGATGGAGAATTCAGAGAGGATTTGTATTATAGACTTAATACAATCCCTTTAAATATACCTCCTCTAAAAGAACGTAAAGATGAAATCATGCAGATTGCAGAAGCTACCTTGGAGCAAAACTGTAAAAAGTACGGGTTTGAACAAAAATCTTTTAGTGAGAAGGCAAAAGAACAGCTTTTGGCATATTCTTGGCCGGGAAACATACGTGAGTTAATATCGGTGGTTGAACGTGCAACTATTTTAAGTGACGATGATACGATAGATGCAGAAAGCTTGCACCTTGAAGTTCGCGGACTTTAA
- a CDS encoding LPP20 family lipoprotein, with amino-acid sequence MKYSLIFAMLFSISSLYGVETAQETKVQNVQPQKQSMGTVVAVEEQNVVEVEKKTMSNAQESDEPILEESVPLIISVVGQGVAPMNTQSPAQAYALAKRAAIADAYRLIAEKVKGVRVDGQDIIKNMMVKRSTVRTAVHAMVRNANVVETVFKEGLCEVEMEITLFHSDFAQ; translated from the coding sequence ATGAAATATTCTCTAATTTTTGCAATGCTTTTTAGTATTTCTTCACTGTATGGAGTTGAAACTGCTCAAGAGACAAAAGTACAAAATGTACAACCACAAAAACAGAGTATGGGTACTGTAGTTGCCGTTGAAGAGCAAAACGTAGTAGAAGTAGAAAAGAAAACTATGAGCAATGCACAGGAGAGTGATGAGCCGATATTAGAAGAGTCCGTGCCTCTTATAATTAGCGTAGTCGGTCAAGGTGTAGCACCTATGAATACTCAATCGCCTGCTCAAGCTTATGCACTTGCAAAACGTGCAGCTATTGCGGATGCATACAGACTTATAGCTGAAAAAGTAAAAGGTGTTAGAGTTGACGGTCAAGACATTATCAAAAATATGATGGTTAAACGTTCAACTGTACGTACAGCCGTTCATGCTATGGTAAGAAATGCAAATGTTGTAGAAACTGTATTTAAAGAGGGCTTATGCGAAGTAGAGATGGAGATAACTCTTTTTCATTCAGACTTTGCACAATAA
- the gyrA gene encoding DNA gyrase subunit A, translating to MSDLLKNDDIESINIEETLQNSYLDYSMSVIVGRALPDVRDGLKPVHRRILYAMDKLNLSHGAKYKKSARIVGDVIGQYHPHGDTAVYDALVRMAQDFSMRMELVDGQGNFGSIDGDNAAAMRYTEARMTKYAGELLKDLEKNTVDMIDNYDATTKEPEVMPTRVPNLLINGSSGIAVGMATNIPPHNPKEVLNALKALLANPSITVPEVMEHIPAPDFPTGGIIYGKKGIMDAYETGRGRIKVRAKTHIEQKGKKEIIVIDELPYQVNKSRLIENIANLVKDKLIEGVSEIRDESDREGIRVVIELKKDAMSEIVLNNMFKQTQMQTTFGIIMLSILNQEPRIFGIIDILKHFINHRKTIIIRRTIFDLEKAKARAHILEGLRKAIDIIDDVIRVIRASKTEDAAKENLVSEFDFSEIQAASIVAMRLGRLTGLEIEKIENELNELIKLIEYLESILKSEEVLQGIINEEFDEVLDTYGSSNRRTEIEDDYDDIDIEDLIPNEPMVVTITHRGYIKRVPLTSYEKQRRGGKGKTAVTTYEDDFIESFFTCNTHDTLLFVTDRGQLHWLKVYRIPEGSRTAKGKAVVNLINLMADEKIQSIIPTIDFSEEKSLVFFTEAGVVKRTNLSEFSNIRSNGVKAINLDEDDTLITAKIAGPEIQYLFIMTKMSQCIKFEIEKTRDQGRNTRGVRGIKFKHKGDKVVDANIIRDDEQEILVVSEKGIGKRTDAGEYRLTNRGGSGVIAMKMTPKTGKYVIGCLMVDETMDMMALTKAGKMIRVDMQTISKSSRNTSGVYIVKGDDVASISRCPKKPDEDEDELVIPPSAEELE from the coding sequence ATGAGCGACTTGCTAAAAAACGATGATATAGAATCTATAAATATAGAAGAGACTCTTCAAAACAGTTATCTTGATTATTCAATGAGTGTAATTGTAGGGCGTGCCTTACCTGATGTAAGAGATGGATTAAAACCCGTTCACAGAAGAATCCTTTATGCAATGGATAAACTAAATCTTTCACACGGCGCAAAATATAAAAAATCCGCACGTATAGTCGGTGATGTTATCGGTCAATATCACCCGCATGGTGATACGGCTGTTTATGACGCACTTGTACGTATGGCACAAGATTTCTCTATGAGAATGGAGCTTGTTGACGGTCAAGGAAACTTTGGATCAATTGACGGTGATAATGCTGCAGCAATGCGTTACACCGAAGCACGTATGACAAAATATGCAGGAGAACTTCTAAAAGATTTAGAAAAAAATACCGTAGATATGATTGATAACTACGACGCTACTACAAAAGAACCTGAAGTTATGCCTACTCGTGTACCTAACCTTCTTATAAACGGTTCATCAGGTATCGCAGTCGGTATGGCTACAAATATACCTCCTCACAATCCAAAAGAAGTTTTAAATGCTTTAAAAGCACTTTTGGCAAACCCTAGTATCACGGTTCCTGAAGTTATGGAACATATACCTGCACCTGATTTTCCGACAGGTGGTATCATCTATGGGAAAAAAGGTATTATGGATGCATATGAGACAGGTCGTGGACGTATAAAAGTTCGTGCGAAAACTCATATAGAACAAAAAGGTAAAAAAGAAATTATCGTTATAGATGAGCTTCCTTACCAAGTAAATAAATCTCGTCTAATAGAAAATATTGCAAATCTGGTAAAAGACAAATTAATCGAAGGCGTATCTGAAATTCGTGACGAATCTGACCGTGAAGGAATTAGAGTTGTAATTGAACTTAAAAAAGATGCAATGAGTGAAATCGTTCTAAACAATATGTTTAAACAGACTCAGATGCAGACCACTTTCGGTATCATCATGTTATCTATTTTAAATCAAGAACCTCGCATCTTTGGAATAATAGATATTCTAAAACACTTTATAAATCACCGTAAAACTATTATTATCCGCCGTACAATTTTTGATTTGGAAAAAGCAAAAGCTCGTGCACACATCTTAGAAGGTCTTAGAAAAGCAATCGACATTATTGATGATGTTATTCGCGTTATCCGTGCATCTAAAACTGAAGACGCGGCAAAAGAGAACCTTGTAAGCGAATTTGACTTCTCGGAAATTCAAGCTGCCAGCATCGTAGCTATGAGACTTGGACGTTTAACAGGTTTAGAAATTGAGAAAATTGAAAATGAATTAAATGAGCTTATTAAACTTATTGAATACCTAGAGTCTATTCTAAAAAGCGAAGAAGTACTACAGGGAATTATAAATGAAGAGTTTGACGAGGTTCTTGATACTTACGGTTCAAGTAATAGAAGAACAGAGATTGAAGATGATTATGATGATATAGATATAGAAGACTTAATTCCTAATGAGCCAATGGTAGTTACTATTACTCACCGCGGATATATTAAACGTGTACCTCTTACATCTTATGAGAAACAACGTCGTGGGGGAAAAGGTAAAACAGCCGTAACTACGTACGAAGATGACTTTATTGAGAGTTTTTTCACGTGTAATACACATGATACCCTTCTTTTTGTAACCGATCGCGGTCAACTTCACTGGTTAAAAGTTTACCGCATACCTGAGGGCAGCCGTACGGCAAAAGGTAAAGCTGTAGTTAACCTAATCAATTTAATGGCAGATGAAAAAATACAATCCATAATACCTACAATCGACTTCTCTGAAGAAAAATCTTTAGTATTTTTTACAGAAGCAGGTGTTGTAAAACGTACAAACCTAAGTGAGTTCAGCAACATTAGAAGTAACGGTGTAAAAGCGATTAACCTTGATGAAGACGATACGTTAATCACGGCTAAGATAGCGGGTCCAGAGATTCAGTATCTGTTTATAATGACTAAAATGTCCCAATGTATTAAATTTGAAATTGAAAAAACACGTGATCAGGGTAGAAATACACGCGGTGTTCGCGGTATCAAATTTAAACATAAAGGTGATAAAGTCGTGGATGCCAATATCATCCGTGATGATGAACAGGAAATTCTAGTCGTATCCGAAAAAGGTATCGGTAAGCGTACCGATGCCGGAGAGTATCGCTTAACAAATCGTGGCGGAAGCGGTGTAATAGCTATGAAAATGACGCCAAAAACAGGTAAGTACGTAATTGGATGTTTGATGGTTGATGAGACTATGGACATGATGGCTCTTACAAAAGCAGGTAAAATGATTCGTGTAGATATGCAAACAATCTCAAAATCAAGTCGTAATACTTCAGGTGTATATATAGTAAAAGGTGATGACGTAGCAAGTATTTCAAGATGTCCAAAAAAACCGGATGAAGATGAAGATGAATTAGTAATTCCACCTTCGGCAGAAGAGTTGGAATAG